One part of the Streptomyces nigra genome encodes these proteins:
- a CDS encoding LuxR C-terminal-related transcriptional regulator, giving the protein MTGIPAQEALRIVVAHGDPAARAALTALLSGHTALRIVAETADGPETQEAARHHHPDTVLPDVHLPALDIPQLAGVVPVLMLTYAEEPETAREALRRGASGYLVQGEFTASELVAAIREVKRGRTPLTPSVAALLAQANTERAYRAGTSPERLSQVQPPMAQSSYRSRFRLSRREAEIMDLIASGMNNQQIAATCFITEKTVKNHINRIFAKLHSTNRAEAAAKWRGTQPGSHQGGAEGR; this is encoded by the coding sequence ATGACCGGCATTCCGGCGCAGGAGGCGCTGCGGATCGTCGTGGCACACGGCGACCCCGCGGCGCGGGCGGCCCTGACCGCCCTGCTGTCCGGCCACACCGCCCTGCGGATCGTGGCGGAGACGGCCGACGGCCCCGAAACCCAGGAGGCGGCCCGCCACCACCACCCGGACACGGTCCTGCCGGACGTGCACCTGCCGGCCCTGGACATCCCACAACTGGCCGGTGTGGTTCCGGTTTTGATGCTGACGTACGCCGAGGAGCCGGAGACCGCGAGGGAGGCACTGCGCCGAGGAGCGAGCGGCTACCTGGTGCAGGGCGAGTTCACGGCATCCGAACTGGTGGCGGCGATACGGGAGGTGAAGCGGGGACGGACCCCCCTGACCCCGTCAGTCGCCGCACTACTCGCGCAAGCAAACACCGAACGAGCTTATAGAGCTGGGACTTCACCGGAACGGCTTTCGCAAGTGCAACCACCTATGGCACAGTCGTCGTACCGGTCACGGTTCCGATTGAGCAGGAGGGAGGCGGAGATCATGGACCTCATCGCATCCGGCATGAACAACCAGCAGATCGCCGCCACCTGTTTCATCACCGAAAAGACGGTCAAGAACCACATCAACCGCATCTTCGCCAAACTTCACAGCACCAACCGGGCGGAGGCCGCAGCCAAGTGGCGTGGTACGCAGCCCGGTTCACACCAGGGCGGAGCTGAGGGGCGATGA
- a CDS encoding Flp family type IVb pilin, giving the protein MSNWINATAAYLRSRTARDDRGQTAVEYLGIIAVVVAIVLAITGTDIGQTIYDAIVEQIDELTG; this is encoded by the coding sequence ATGAGCAACTGGATCAACGCGACCGCCGCGTACCTGCGCTCCCGCACCGCACGGGACGACAGGGGACAGACGGCGGTGGAGTACCTGGGCATCATCGCGGTGGTGGTGGCGATCGTGCTGGCGATCACGGGGACGGACATCGGGCAGACCATTTACGACGCCATCGTGGAGCAGATCGACGAGCTCACGGGATGA
- a CDS encoding pilus assembly protein TadG-related protein — protein MRRRRSPGDSGQAFPVYITVVGGLLFLAFAYLAVGQAGVNRNGAQTAADAAALAAAQDTRDQLAGDWLSVIDDPDKWLEFLDGDTVVLDGCPRAYELAEQNRADVDACGPSGPLGYTVDVTAQESVGESIVPGTEELHSTASATAVIEPRCSFEPPTDEEGDNGDGDGNETLPLPVLDCGDTDWEPDPDDPTTLPDPEDLFDVHLADATNDE, from the coding sequence ATGAGGCGGCGTCGCTCGCCGGGCGACTCAGGGCAGGCCTTCCCCGTATACATCACGGTGGTGGGGGGCCTGCTCTTTCTCGCGTTCGCGTATCTCGCCGTCGGGCAGGCCGGTGTGAATCGCAACGGTGCGCAGACGGCGGCGGACGCGGCGGCGCTGGCGGCGGCGCAGGACACGCGTGACCAGCTTGCGGGGGACTGGTTGTCGGTGATCGACGACCCGGACAAGTGGCTGGAGTTCCTGGACGGGGACACGGTGGTGCTCGACGGCTGCCCCCGTGCGTATGAACTGGCGGAGCAGAATCGCGCCGATGTCGACGCCTGTGGCCCGTCGGGGCCGCTGGGCTACACGGTCGACGTGACCGCCCAGGAGTCCGTGGGTGAATCCATCGTCCCGGGGACCGAGGAGTTGCACTCGACCGCGTCGGCGACAGCGGTGATCGAACCGCGCTGCTCCTTCGAGCCTCCGACGGACGAGGAGGGCGACAACGGTGACGGCGACGGGAACGAGACGCTTCCGCTGCCCGTACTCGACTGCGGTGACACGGACTGGGAGCCGGATCCGGATGACCCGACCACTCTTCCGGACCCCGAGGACCTGTTCGACGTCCACCTGGCCGACGCAACGAACGACGAGTGA
- a CDS encoding OmpA family protein, which produces MTRLPLTLTAVGVMIAANLLTATTAEADDDPAVPPGTEASAAAPVEVDANDPDLKLPEGATLAAAKVLDIKQVVEDQAGEERREDTNADVKFALQAEVLFPKDSAKLTGEAKARIAAIAEEIGKQNATRIRVFGFTDNLGSSAHGDVLSRKRANAVQGVLESELDDSTITYEVRGYGEQYPISSNATEAGRKKNRRVEVSFPRS; this is translated from the coding sequence ATGACCCGTCTCCCCCTCACCCTGACCGCGGTCGGCGTCATGATCGCCGCCAATCTCCTGACCGCCACCACGGCCGAGGCCGACGACGACCCCGCCGTGCCGCCCGGCACCGAGGCGTCCGCCGCCGCGCCCGTGGAGGTCGACGCCAACGACCCCGATCTCAAGCTGCCCGAGGGCGCCACCCTCGCCGCCGCCAAGGTGCTGGACATCAAGCAGGTCGTCGAGGACCAGGCCGGTGAGGAGCGCCGCGAGGACACCAACGCCGACGTGAAGTTCGCGCTGCAGGCGGAGGTGCTGTTCCCCAAGGACAGTGCCAAGCTCACCGGCGAGGCGAAGGCCCGTATCGCCGCCATCGCGGAGGAGATCGGCAAGCAGAACGCCACCCGCATCCGGGTCTTCGGCTTCACCGACAACCTGGGCTCCTCGGCCCACGGCGACGTCCTGTCCCGCAAGCGCGCCAACGCCGTACAGGGCGTCCTGGAATCGGAGCTCGACGACTCCACGATCACCTACGAGGTCCGCGGCTACGGCGAGCAGTACCCCATCTCCTCCAACGCCACGGAAGCCGGCCGCAAGAAGAACCGCAGAGTCGAGGTGTCCTTCCCCCGCTCGTGA
- a CDS encoding DUF192 domain-containing protein — protein sequence MARRWQDGRGTLVVHGDRGEVAVPLEIAASYRARTKGLLGRDSVDGALLLTPAGSVHTVRMRIPIDVAYLDRHLRVLAVRTMPPNRLGLPRLRSRHVLEATAGAMARWGVRAGVRVDVELG from the coding sequence ATGGCTCGGCGGTGGCAGGACGGACGGGGCACGCTGGTCGTCCACGGGGACCGGGGCGAGGTGGCGGTGCCACTGGAGATCGCCGCGTCCTACCGTGCCCGGACGAAGGGCCTGCTGGGCCGGGACTCGGTCGACGGGGCGCTGCTGCTCACCCCGGCCGGCAGCGTCCACACCGTCCGGATGCGCATACCGATCGACGTCGCCTACCTTGACCGCCACCTCCGCGTCCTCGCCGTCCGCACGATGCCCCCGAACCGCCTGGGCCTCCCCCGCCTCCGCTCCCGCCACGTCCTGGAGGCGACGGCGGGGGCGATGGCGCGGTGGGGGGTGCGGGCGGGGGTGCGGGTCGATGTCGAGCTGGGCTGA
- a CDS encoding LLM class flavin-dependent oxidoreductase: MTGLGAVFRPQLAPERLRSVARAADEAGLEELWLWEDCFREGGVSTAAAALAWTERVRVGVGLLPVPLRNVALTAMEAASLHRMFPGRPLLALGHGVQDWMGQVGARAESPVTLLREHLDALRALLRGERLTVEGRYVQLDDVALDWPPDGPAPVIAGVTGPRSLRLSGASADGTLLTASTPPDGVRRARQLVDEGRSAAGRTDAGPHPIVVYLLAATGSDGPERVQAELAAEGVASVPGLGVAGDAKAVAEAVRRYAEAGADTVVLQPTGDEPDPEGFVRFVAEEVRPLVP; the protein is encoded by the coding sequence ATGACCGGACTCGGCGCGGTGTTCCGCCCCCAACTCGCCCCCGAACGACTGCGATCCGTCGCCCGGGCCGCCGACGAGGCGGGCCTGGAGGAACTGTGGCTCTGGGAGGACTGCTTCCGTGAGGGAGGTGTCTCCACCGCCGCGGCCGCCCTCGCGTGGACCGAGCGGGTGAGAGTCGGCGTCGGCCTGCTGCCCGTGCCGCTGCGCAACGTCGCGCTCACCGCGATGGAGGCCGCCTCCCTGCACCGGATGTTCCCGGGGCGGCCGCTCCTCGCCCTCGGGCACGGCGTGCAGGACTGGATGGGGCAGGTCGGCGCCCGCGCCGAGTCGCCGGTGACGCTGCTGCGGGAACATCTCGACGCGCTGCGCGCCCTGTTGCGCGGGGAACGCCTCACCGTCGAGGGGCGGTACGTCCAGCTCGACGACGTGGCCCTGGACTGGCCGCCGGACGGACCCGCGCCGGTCATCGCCGGGGTCACCGGCCCCCGGTCGCTGCGGCTGTCCGGCGCATCCGCCGACGGGACCCTGCTCACCGCCTCCACCCCGCCGGACGGCGTACGCCGGGCCCGGCAGCTCGTCGACGAGGGACGGAGCGCGGCCGGGCGCACCGACGCCGGGCCGCACCCGATCGTCGTCTACCTGCTCGCCGCCACCGGCTCCGACGGCCCCGAGCGCGTACAGGCCGAACTGGCCGCGGAGGGCGTCGCGTCCGTGCCCGGGCTCGGGGTCGCCGGAGACGCGAAGGCCGTCGCCGAGGCCGTACGGCGGTATGCGGAGGCCGGCGCCGACACCGTCGTACTGCAGCCGACCGGGGACGAGCCGGACCCGGAGGGGTTCGTGCGGTTCGTGGCCGAGGAGGTGCGCCCGCTGGTCCCCTGA
- a CDS encoding DinB family protein: protein MTNPAELKNPTYTADEKAVLRESLDRHRDAVLWKLEGLDDEALRRPMTPTGTSLLGLVKHLGSVEYGWFVASFGGEVEPLWFDPYSDEDMRADQGETTQQIVDFYGRARAAADRVIESRSLDERGRPDWRDVEVSLRWVLVHMIEETARHAGHMDIVRELIDGAAGSHRPG, encoded by the coding sequence ATGACGAACCCCGCGGAGTTGAAGAACCCGACGTACACGGCGGACGAGAAGGCCGTGCTCCGCGAGAGCCTGGACCGGCACCGGGACGCGGTGCTGTGGAAGCTGGAGGGGCTGGACGACGAGGCGCTGCGCCGCCCGATGACACCGACCGGCACCAGCCTGCTGGGGCTGGTCAAGCACCTCGGCTCGGTGGAGTACGGCTGGTTCGTCGCGAGCTTCGGCGGCGAGGTCGAACCGCTGTGGTTCGACCCGTACAGCGACGAGGACATGCGGGCCGACCAGGGCGAGACGACCCAGCAGATCGTCGACTTCTACGGCCGGGCGCGCGCCGCCGCCGACCGTGTGATCGAGAGCAGGTCGCTGGACGAGCGGGGCCGGCCGGACTGGCGGGACGTCGAGGTGTCCCTGCGCTGGGTGCTCGTCCACATGATCGAGGAGACGGCGCGCCACGCGGGCCACATGGACATCGTCCGCGAGCTGATCGACGGGGCGGCGGGCAGCCACCGACCCGGCTGA
- a CDS encoding methyltransferase domain-containing protein: MGQRSRSFEELVAEGAAVPTEGWDFSWFEGRATEERPSWGYAVSLADRLAGATAALDLQTGGGEALDFALGRAPKTPALAVATEGWPPNVVQATALLAPRGVAVVAVPEDAPLPFADAAFDLVSSRHPVRAPWAEIARVLRPGGTYFAQHVGPRRVFELVEYFLGPQPDEVRDARHPDRERAEAEGAGLEVVELRAETLRVEFHDIAAVVHFLRKVVWMVPGFTVEAYRPRLRALHERIESEGPFVAHSTRHLFVARKPGH; encoded by the coding sequence ATGGGACAGCGCAGCAGGTCGTTCGAGGAACTCGTCGCGGAGGGCGCCGCTGTGCCCACCGAGGGCTGGGACTTCTCGTGGTTCGAGGGGCGGGCCACCGAGGAGCGGCCCAGCTGGGGGTACGCCGTGTCGCTGGCGGACCGCCTGGCCGGCGCCACGGCCGCGCTCGATCTCCAGACCGGGGGAGGGGAGGCCCTCGACTTCGCCCTCGGACGGGCCCCGAAGACCCCCGCGCTCGCCGTCGCCACGGAAGGCTGGCCGCCGAACGTCGTCCAGGCCACCGCGCTGCTCGCCCCGCGCGGGGTCGCGGTCGTCGCCGTGCCGGAGGACGCGCCGCTGCCGTTCGCCGACGCGGCCTTCGACCTGGTGTCGAGCCGGCACCCGGTCCGGGCCCCGTGGGCGGAGATCGCCCGGGTGCTGCGGCCCGGCGGCACCTACTTCGCCCAGCACGTCGGCCCGCGCCGCGTCTTCGAGCTGGTCGAGTACTTCCTCGGGCCCCAGCCGGACGAGGTGCGCGACGCCCGGCACCCGGACCGTGAACGCGCCGAGGCCGAGGGCGCGGGCCTGGAGGTCGTGGAGCTGCGCGCCGAGACCCTGCGGGTGGAGTTCCACGACATCGCCGCCGTCGTCCACTTCCTGCGCAAGGTGGTGTGGATGGTGCCGGGCTTCACCGTCGAGGCGTACCGGCCCCGGTTGCGCGCCCTGCACGAGCGGATCGAGTCCGAGGGGCCCTTCGTGGCGCACAGCACCCGGCATCTGTTCGTCGCACGCAAGCCGGGGCACTGA
- a CDS encoding isoprenyl transferase: protein MNLRDRLRGLLVRLYARRVEGHLDHAQVPKHIGVIMDGNRRWAKAAGSSTVHGHRAGAEKIEEFLGWCSETDVEVVTLWLLSTDNFDRPQEELVPLLGIIEDVVRTLAADGRWRVHHVGTPDLLPGPMQTTLKEAEEATAHVDGILVNVAIGYGGRQEIADAVRSMIVEAHDKGTSMEALAESVSVDLIGRHLYTGDQPDPDLVIRTSGEQRLSGFMLWQTAHSEYYFCEVFWPAFRKVDFLRALRDYAARHRRYGG, encoded by the coding sequence GTGAACCTGCGCGACAGGCTGCGCGGCCTGCTGGTCAGGCTGTACGCACGCCGGGTGGAAGGCCACCTGGACCACGCTCAGGTGCCCAAGCACATCGGCGTGATCATGGACGGCAACCGTCGCTGGGCGAAGGCCGCCGGCTCCTCCACCGTGCACGGACACCGGGCCGGCGCCGAGAAGATCGAGGAGTTCCTCGGCTGGTGCAGCGAGACGGACGTCGAGGTCGTCACCCTCTGGCTGCTGTCGACCGACAACTTCGACCGCCCCCAGGAGGAACTCGTCCCCCTGCTCGGCATCATCGAGGACGTCGTCCGCACCCTCGCCGCCGACGGCCGCTGGCGCGTGCACCACGTCGGCACCCCGGACCTGCTCCCCGGCCCGATGCAGACCACGCTCAAGGAGGCCGAGGAGGCCACCGCCCACGTCGACGGAATACTGGTCAACGTGGCCATCGGATACGGCGGTCGGCAGGAGATCGCCGACGCCGTGCGCTCGATGATCGTCGAGGCGCACGACAAGGGCACCTCGATGGAGGCGCTCGCCGAGTCCGTCAGCGTCGACCTCATCGGCCGTCACCTCTACACCGGCGACCAGCCCGACCCCGACCTCGTGATCCGCACCAGCGGTGAACAGCGGCTGTCCGGTTTCATGCTGTGGCAGACGGCCCACTCGGAGTACTACTTCTGTGAGGTCTTCTGGCCGGCCTTCCGCAAGGTCGACTTCCTGCGTGCCCTGCGCGACTACGCGGCACGGCACCGCCGTTACGGCGGCTGA
- a CDS encoding PhoH family protein, with amino-acid sequence MVTSTKRHKPDRRTYVLDTSVLLADPNALSRFDEHEVVLPIVVVTELEAKRHHPELGYFARQALRLLDDLRVRYGRLDSPIPTGDLGGTVRVELNHSDPSVLPSGYRLGDNDSRILAVARNLQAEGFDVTVVSKDLPLRIKASSVGLLAEEYRAELAITDSSGWTGMSELTLPGEQVDILFEEGRVHVPEAAALPVHTGLTIHSERGKALGRVTPDGNVRLVRGDREAFGIKGRSAEQRIALDLLLDPDVGIVSMGGRAGTGKSALALCAGLEAVLERRQHQKVMVFRPLYAVGGQELGYLPGTEAEKMSPWAQAVFDTLSAVTSREVIEEVTARGMLEVLPLTHIRGRSLHDAFVIVDEAQSLERNVLLTVLSRIGADSRVVLTHDVAQRDNLRVGRYDGVVAVVEKLKGHPLFAHVTLNRSERSQIAALVTEMLEDGQI; translated from the coding sequence GTGGTGACCAGCACAAAGCGCCACAAGCCCGACCGGCGCACCTATGTTCTCGACACCAGCGTCCTGCTGGCCGACCCGAACGCCCTGAGCCGCTTCGACGAGCACGAGGTCGTGCTCCCCATCGTCGTGGTGACGGAGTTGGAGGCCAAGCGGCACCATCCCGAACTCGGCTACTTCGCCCGGCAGGCCCTGCGCCTGCTCGACGACCTCCGGGTCCGGTACGGCCGTCTCGACTCCCCCATCCCCACGGGGGACCTCGGCGGGACCGTCCGTGTCGAGCTCAACCACTCGGACCCCAGCGTGCTGCCCAGCGGCTACCGCCTGGGGGACAACGACTCCCGCATCCTGGCGGTCGCCCGCAATCTGCAGGCGGAGGGGTTCGACGTCACGGTCGTGTCCAAGGACCTGCCGCTGAGGATCAAGGCCTCGTCCGTCGGACTCCTCGCCGAGGAGTACCGCGCGGAACTGGCCATCACGGACTCCTCCGGCTGGACCGGCATGTCCGAACTGACCCTTCCGGGCGAGCAGGTGGACATCCTCTTCGAGGAGGGCCGCGTCCATGTGCCCGAAGCCGCCGCCCTCCCCGTGCACACGGGCCTGACCATCCACTCCGAGCGCGGCAAGGCGCTCGGCAGGGTCACCCCCGACGGCAACGTCCGTCTGGTGCGGGGCGATCGGGAGGCGTTCGGCATCAAGGGGCGCAGCGCCGAGCAGCGGATCGCGCTCGACCTGCTCCTCGACCCGGACGTCGGGATCGTCTCCATGGGCGGCCGGGCCGGCACCGGCAAGTCGGCCCTGGCGCTGTGCGCGGGACTGGAGGCCGTGCTGGAGCGCCGTCAGCACCAGAAGGTGATGGTCTTCCGGCCGCTGTACGCGGTGGGCGGGCAGGAGCTCGGCTATCTGCCCGGCACCGAGGCCGAGAAGATGAGCCCCTGGGCGCAGGCGGTCTTCGACACGCTGTCCGCGGTCACCAGCCGCGAGGTCATCGAGGAGGTCACCGCGCGAGGGATGCTGGAGGTGCTTCCCCTCACCCACATCCGCGGGCGCTCGCTGCACGACGCGTTCGTCATCGTGGACGAGGCGCAGTCGCTGGAGCGAAACGTTCTGCTGACCGTCCTGTCCCGGATCGGCGCCGACTCACGGGTCGTTCTCACCCATGACGTGGCACAGCGGGACAACCTGCGCGTCGGCCGGTACGACGGAGTGGTCGCCGTCGTCGAGAAGCTGAAGGGACACCCGCTGTTCGCCCACGTCACGCTGAACCGGTCCGAGAGGTCCCAGATCGCCGCCCTTGTTACCGAAATGCTCGAGGACGGGCAGATCTGA
- a CDS encoding transglycosylase SLT domain-containing protein has product MLEGNRVSPISVRGFAVASATAVTAVGSVVGVASGSTAQTNDAEATAAETTLLADIPAGQQAQVQTESLSAQADVQAIAADASAKKDAEEAARKAAAQSAIEKKEAAAKAEKAAKEAKEREEAQSKASRSSADFPVQSSYTIAQIQAMARQMVPADQFQCFSNIVDHESSWNYRAVNPSSGAYGLFQALPGSKMSSVGADWQTNPATQIKWGLNYMNERYDSPCGAWSFWQANHWY; this is encoded by the coding sequence ATGCTGGAAGGAAACCGTGTGAGTCCGATTTCGGTCAGGGGATTCGCAGTGGCGTCTGCCACCGCGGTCACCGCTGTCGGAAGCGTCGTCGGCGTTGCCTCGGGCAGCACCGCGCAGACGAACGACGCCGAGGCGACGGCAGCCGAGACGACGCTCCTCGCGGACATACCCGCGGGCCAGCAGGCCCAGGTGCAGACCGAGTCCCTGTCGGCGCAGGCGGACGTCCAGGCCATCGCCGCGGACGCGAGCGCCAAGAAGGACGCCGAGGAGGCGGCCCGCAAGGCTGCCGCCCAGAGCGCGATCGAGAAGAAGGAAGCCGCCGCGAAGGCGGAGAAGGCGGCCAAGGAAGCCAAGGAGCGTGAAGAGGCCCAGTCCAAGGCCTCCCGGTCCTCCGCCGACTTCCCCGTTCAGAGCTCCTACACGATCGCGCAGATCCAGGCGATGGCCCGCCAGATGGTGCCGGCCGACCAGTTCCAGTGCTTCAGCAACATCGTGGACCACGAGTCCAGCTGGAACTACCGGGCCGTGAACCCGTCCTCGGGCGCCTACGGCCTCTTCCAGGCTCTGCCCGGTTCGAAGATGTCGTCCGTCGGCGCGGACTGGCAGACGAACCCGGCCACCCAGATCAAGTGGGGCCTGAACTACATGAACGAGCGCTACGACAGCCCCTGTGGCGCGTGGAGCTTCTGGCAGGCCAACCACTGGTACTAG
- a CDS encoding AI-2E family transporter, which yields MSRVPGWLGRLGAGLTEMSERLNERRAAAERESDELPADRPSAGPAAGDVPMSKGTAQRRPERAPVSAPPRPDPAQAVPWGMRVAAEAGWRLLVLAGTLWVLMRIISAVQLVVLAFVISLLLTALMQPSVAWLTRRGVPRGLATALTAILGFVVIGLMGWFVTWQVMENIDDLSDQIQDGIDELRNWLLNSPFHVTDKQINEIAENLRDAVGANTDEITSAGLEGVTVIVEALTGILLSVFSTLFLLYDGKRIWQWTLKLVPAAARPGVAGAGPRAWATLTAYVRGTVVVALIDAVFIGIGIYFLDVPMAVPLAVFIFLFSFIPLVGAVASGALAVVVALVTQGVFTAVMTLVVVLAVQQIEGHILQPFILGRAVRVHPLAVVLAVAAGGMVAGIGGAVVAVPLVAVTNTIVGYLRRYSLELDLESGRAVPEAAVPEPVGGPVEAADGPGEGPGDTEAPAPKA from the coding sequence ATGTCACGAGTGCCAGGGTGGCTCGGCCGGCTCGGAGCCGGACTGACCGAGATGAGCGAGCGGTTGAACGAACGCCGTGCCGCGGCGGAGCGGGAGAGCGACGAGCTCCCCGCCGACCGGCCGTCCGCCGGGCCCGCGGCCGGTGACGTCCCCATGTCCAAGGGCACCGCACAGCGGCGCCCCGAGCGGGCGCCCGTCAGCGCGCCCCCGCGCCCCGACCCCGCCCAGGCCGTGCCGTGGGGGATGCGGGTCGCCGCGGAGGCCGGCTGGCGGCTGCTGGTCCTCGCCGGGACCCTCTGGGTGCTGATGCGGATCATCAGCGCGGTCCAACTGGTCGTGCTGGCCTTCGTCATCTCCCTGCTCCTGACGGCGCTGATGCAGCCCTCGGTGGCCTGGCTGACCCGGCGCGGGGTCCCGCGCGGACTGGCCACCGCCCTCACCGCGATCCTCGGGTTCGTCGTCATCGGGCTGATGGGCTGGTTCGTGACCTGGCAGGTCATGGAGAACATCGACGACCTGTCCGACCAGATCCAGGACGGCATCGACGAGCTGCGCAACTGGCTGCTCAACAGCCCGTTCCACGTCACCGACAAGCAGATCAACGAGATCGCGGAGAACCTGCGGGACGCCGTCGGCGCCAACACCGACGAGATCACCTCCGCCGGCCTCGAAGGCGTGACGGTCATCGTCGAGGCCCTCACCGGCATCCTGCTGTCCGTCTTCTCGACGCTGTTCCTGCTCTACGACGGCAAGCGGATCTGGCAGTGGACCCTCAAGCTGGTCCCGGCCGCCGCCCGGCCCGGTGTCGCCGGCGCCGGACCGCGGGCCTGGGCGACGCTCACGGCGTATGTGCGCGGCACGGTCGTGGTCGCCCTCATCGACGCCGTCTTCATCGGCATCGGCATTTACTTCCTCGACGTCCCGATGGCCGTGCCGCTGGCCGTGTTCATCTTCCTGTTCTCCTTCATCCCGCTGGTCGGCGCCGTGGCGTCGGGCGCGCTCGCGGTGGTCGTCGCCCTGGTGACCCAGGGTGTCTTCACCGCCGTGATGACGCTGGTCGTGGTGCTCGCCGTCCAGCAGATCGAGGGGCACATCCTGCAGCCCTTCATCCTCGGCCGCGCGGTCCGTGTGCATCCGCTCGCGGTCGTGCTGGCGGTGGCGGCCGGCGGCATGGTGGCCGGTATCGGCGGCGCCGTGGTGGCCGTCCCGCTGGTGGCGGTGACCAACACGATCGTCGGCTATCTGCGGCGGTACTCGCTGGAACTGGACCTGGAGAGCGGACGGGCCGTGCCGGAAGCGGCCGTCCCCGAGCCCGTGGGCGGGCCCGTCGAGGCGGCGGACGGCCCCGGCGAGGGGCCTGGAGACACCGAGGCCCCCGCGCCCAAGGCCTGA
- a CDS encoding carboxymuconolactone decarboxylase family protein, translated as MSLDSLKSRLPHYAPDLRRNLDAVFGRPRLSAQQLWGTVLATAIAARSPVVLRELAPEARANLSPQAYTAAKSAAAVMAVNNVFHRTRHLLSDPGYGELRTGLRMNVLGDPGVARVDFELWSLAVSAINACGACLDAHERVLRKAGLDRETVQEAFRIASVIQAVGVTLDAEAVLADVE; from the coding sequence ATGTCCCTCGACTCCCTGAAGTCCCGCCTACCGCACTACGCCCCGGACCTGCGGCGCAACCTGGACGCCGTGTTCGGCCGTCCGCGCCTTTCGGCGCAGCAGCTGTGGGGCACGGTGCTCGCCACCGCGATCGCCGCCCGCTCCCCGGTCGTGCTGCGCGAACTGGCGCCGGAGGCGAGGGCGAACCTGTCGCCGCAGGCGTACACCGCGGCGAAGTCGGCGGCCGCCGTGATGGCGGTGAACAACGTCTTCCACCGCACCCGGCATCTGCTGTCCGACCCCGGCTACGGCGAGTTGCGCACGGGCCTGCGGATGAACGTCCTCGGCGATCCGGGCGTGGCCAGGGTCGACTTCGAGCTGTGGTCCCTCGCGGTGTCCGCGATCAACGCCTGCGGTGCCTGCCTGGACGCGCACGAACGGGTGCTGCGCAAGGCGGGCCTGGACCGGGAGACGGTCCAGGAGGCGTTCAGGATCGCGTCCGTGATCCAGGCCGTCGGCGTCACGCTGGACGCCGAGGCCGTCCTGGCCGACGTCGAGTAG